The Stieleria maiorica genome includes the window CGGCGCCTATCGGTCGCTGTACCTGGGCCCGCTGATCTTGCTGATGATCGGATTCACGCCCGGGTTCCCCAAATTGCCCTTCATCCTGCTGGCCGGCGTGGTGTTCGCGTTCGTGTTCTTTGCCAAGCAACGTGAACTGGCCAAGGAGGCGGAGGTCGCCGAAGAACCTCAGGTCGCCGAGCCGACGCAAACTCCCGAAGAGAAAGGGTTGCAGAAGTTCGTCCAGTCCGAGCGGATCATCATCGAAATCGGTGCCGGGCTGATCGCGCTTGCCGAACCCAAACGTGGCAAGGGCATCGCCGAACGAATCTCGACGTTGCGCGAAGACGTGGCGATCGAGCACGGGTTTTGGGTTCCCGCGGCGCGGATTCGTGACAACTTGCAGATCGGTGTCAACGAGTATCGCTTCCTGATCTGCGGTCGTGAGATCGCACGGGGCCAGGTGTTCGTCAACGACTATTTGGCGATCAACCCCGGCAGTATCAAGGCGGAGCTGGAGGGCGAGCCGATTCGGGACCCCGCATTCGATTTGCCGGCCAAGTGGATCCCCGAATCACAGCGTCGCCGGGCCGAGGTGTTAGGGTTTACCGTCGTCGACGCGCCGACAGTGTTGATCACGCACCTCAGTGAGTGTCTGCGCAAGCATGCCCACGAACTTTTGAGCCGCCAAGACCTCCAGTCCATGCTAGAAAAACTGAAGGAGATCGCGCCGACAACCGTCGAAGAAATCAAACCGGACACCGTCCGCCCCGCCACCCTGCACCAAGTGCTGCTGAATCTGCTCCGCGAACGTATCTCCATCACCGCACTGGAAAAAATCGTCGAATCCGCGGTCCAGTTCGGTCCCCAAATCAAAGACCCCATTCAGTTGACCGAAAAGATCAGAGGCGGGATCGGACACATCATTTGTGATCGATTCCGAGACAGTAATGGCAACGTGAGGGTGATCATTCTGGAACCGCGGCTGGAACACTATTTTCGAGAACACTTAAACGGAGACGCGATCGTTTTGCGACCGGACCAGCTGGAGCGATTGATCATGGAACTGCAGGCAAAGTGGGAAGCATCGCGACTGAAGAATCAAATGGCCACGGTGCTGGTAGATTCGTCGGTTCGTTTTCCGCTTCATCGGACGATCTTCCGATCGTTGCCCGAGGTCAGTGTGGTCGCTTACAGCGAGGTGCCATCCGATTTGCGGATCGAATCGGTGGGGATGATCCGATACGAAGATGTCTTGGGCGAGGGCGACGCGGCCACACCGGACCCCTTCGTGCTCGGGCTTCAGGGGAAAGAAGGTAATCAAGAAGAGACGAAATGAGCCGAAAGCCAACCACCAGGCGGGCATCGCAGCGGATGCAAAAAGCGTTTCCGGTAGGAACGTTGGTTGCGTTGTTGACGGCGGTCGCCGTCACGTTGACCGGAATCATCATGGGGGTGGAATCGACCACGATCCTGACACG containing:
- the flhA gene encoding flagellar biosynthesis protein FlhA produces the protein MKETDSNFGFLQRSELWLSASFLAMLIVLIIPLPTFLLDMFLACNIAAAILLLLVTLGAKRPLDIASFPSLLLLLTLFRLSLNVATTRLILLDGNAGKIVLTFGDFVVGGNLVVGLVIFLILVTIQFIVITKGATRISEVNARFTLDAMPGKQMAIDAELNSGAIDEKEARDRRKGLTQEAEFYGAMDGASKYVRGDAIAGLIIMVVNILGGVVLGVSDGQAITDAVQIYSILTIGDGLVSQIPALIIATSAGILVTKSASESNLGDEINNQVSGAYRSLYLGPLILLMIGFTPGFPKLPFILLAGVVFAFVFFAKQRELAKEAEVAEEPQVAEPTQTPEEKGLQKFVQSERIIIEIGAGLIALAEPKRGKGIAERISTLREDVAIEHGFWVPAARIRDNLQIGVNEYRFLICGREIARGQVFVNDYLAINPGSIKAELEGEPIRDPAFDLPAKWIPESQRRRAEVLGFTVVDAPTVLITHLSECLRKHAHELLSRQDLQSMLEKLKEIAPTTVEEIKPDTVRPATLHQVLLNLLRERISITALEKIVESAVQFGPQIKDPIQLTEKIRGGIGHIICDRFRDSNGNVRVIILEPRLEHYFREHLNGDAIVLRPDQLERLIMELQAKWEASRLKNQMATVLVDSSVRFPLHRTIFRSLPEVSVVAYSEVPSDLRIESVGMIRYEDVLGEGDAATPDPFVLGLQGKEGNQEETK